ACGCAATGCCACCGTCTATGGGGACATCGCGCGCTACGCCAGCACTGAAGCGGATCTCGCCACCCGCCTGATACTGGAGGCGGGAGAAGGAGCACAGTCGGTTGTCATCGGACCCGACACCGCCGCGGAGATGTTTTCCATCACCCCGCGGCTCCGCGCGATGCTCAACGCATTCCCCGGGTATCTGGTTGTAAAGGACCGGCAGGGTCTGGTGCTGTTCCAGTCGGCCGAGGTGCGGCGTCTCAGCAACGCCGACGCGGCACTCCTGTCGGATCAACTCACCAATCTTCAACCCGGCGGGCCGGCGGGTCTGCTGTCACTCGACGGTGCGCAGGACCGGCTGCTCCTCGTGGCACAAAACATCGCGGATTCGACCAGCAGCAGCCTTGGGAAGGTCGTGGTGGGAGTGCCGACGCAGGACGCGACCGCGCTTCCGCGCGAGCTCATGATCGCTCTCTTCGTCATCGCGCCCGTCGTCATCGTAGCTGCCGGCTGGGGAGCGTGGGCCACGCTCGGAATCACGTCGCAGCGCATCGGGAAAATCACTCACGACGTCTCCGCGATCAGTGACGGCCGCAGTCTGCACCGCCGTCTCAGCATTGAAAACGCGGGTCAGGAATTCGAGGAGCTGATCGCCACGCTCAACGCGATGATCGAGCGCCTGGAGACATCTTTCCTCGGACTCCGCCGATTCACCGCCGACGCGAGCCACGAGCTGAAGACGCCGCTCGCCGTTCTGCGCGCCGATGTCGAGCGCGCGATGAGTGAGCCGTCGCCGGCGGACCGGATGGTGGCGCTCGAAGAAGCACTGCACGAGACGACGCGCATGGCTGACCTCGTGGAAAGTCTGCTCACTCTCGCCCGCGCCGACGAAGGACGTTTCGACATTCACCGCGAGCCAGTGGAGCTCAAGCCGCTCGTCGAGGACGTGTACGAGACAGCGCTGATACTTGGCGAGGGAGCGGAAGTGACGGTGAATCTTCCGTTCACCGCTGAAGTCACGGTGATGGGAGACCCAACGCGCCTCCGTCAGCTCTTCCTGAATCTCGTGACGAACGCGATCAAGTACACGCCCGCCGGCGGCAAGGTGGACATCGGCCTTGGATTGCATCCGGACAACGTCACGTTCGCCGTGCGCGACACCGGAATAGGAATTGCCGCCGCCGATGTGCCTCACATCTTCGAGAGATTCTGGCGCGCCGACCGCGTGCGATCGAGAATGTCCGAGCGCGGCGGCTTCGGCCTCGGACTGGCGATCAGCCAGTGGATCGCCCAGGCGCATGGTGGCACGCTCACTGCGTCGTCAAGGCTCGGGCGCGGGAGTCTCTTCACTGTCACACTGCCTCTTCCCCAGCAGGCGGCGAAAACATGAACAATTCATTAAGCGGGAATTCATTGATTCTTAATCTTCCCGCTATTACGTCGGGCATTTGCTCCGGGTAATCTACATATCATCAAACCCTTACTCGGTGATTGAATGTTCAACCTACTGATCGAGTCCAGGCCCAGGCGGCAGAAGATGGCTGGCGGTACGCTGTTCAGTATCATCTTCCACGGGACTCTGGGCGCTGCCGCGGTAATCGCTACGGCGAGTGCTGGCATCGCCAGCGACAAGTCCAAGGCCGAGAAGATCCAGTTCGTGGAGATGAAGAAGGAAGCTCCGAAGCCGAAGCCGAAGGAGCCGCCTGCTCCGCCGCCCAAGGACGTGGTCGTCAAGGCCCCGCCGCCGAAGGGATTCCAGGTGCTGCGCGCGCCGGTGGAGATCCCGATCAAGATTCCCGACATTGACCTTTCCAGGAAGGTCACTGACGAAGCCGACTTCAGCGGAAAGGGCGTGAAGGGCGGCGTCGC
The nucleotide sequence above comes from Gemmatimonadaceae bacterium. Encoded proteins:
- a CDS encoding energy transducer TonB — encoded protein: MFNLLIESRPRRQKMAGGTLFSIIFHGTLGAAAVIATASAGIASDKSKAEKIQFVEMKKEAPKPKPKEPPAPPPKDVVVKAPPPKGFQVLRAPVEIPIKIPDIDLSRKVTDEADFSGKGVKGGVAKGVEGGTPQVIDPGQTYFDFQVEKQVSQILGTGSPRYPDALRSSGVEGEVQAQFVVNEEGRAEPGSFKVIKATNDLFASAVRSALPNMRFYAAEVGGKKVKQLVQQSFQFKLDR
- a CDS encoding ATP-binding protein, producing the protein MASSRTNITAAFVAGLVAVTGALGLTFWTVRNATVYGDIARYASTEADLATRLILEAGEGAQSVVIGPDTAAEMFSITPRLRAMLNAFPGYLVVKDRQGLVLFQSAEVRRLSNADAALLSDQLTNLQPGGPAGLLSLDGAQDRLLLVAQNIADSTSSSLGKVVVGVPTQDATALPRELMIALFVIAPVVIVAAGWGAWATLGITSQRIGKITHDVSAISDGRSLHRRLSIENAGQEFEELIATLNAMIERLETSFLGLRRFTADASHELKTPLAVLRADVERAMSEPSPADRMVALEEALHETTRMADLVESLLTLARADEGRFDIHREPVELKPLVEDVYETALILGEGAEVTVNLPFTAEVTVMGDPTRLRQLFLNLVTNAIKYTPAGGKVDIGLGLHPDNVTFAVRDTGIGIAAADVPHIFERFWRADRVRSRMSERGGFGLGLAISQWIAQAHGGTLTASSRLGRGSLFTVTLPLPQQAAKT